In the bacterium SCSIO 12741 genome, CATCGTTCCGATTCCAACCGTATCCGCCTTGCTGTCCCATCGCATGCTGGATCCCACCGTGCCATCTTCGCCTTCATAGGTGAATTTTGCTTCCGGATCAGCCTTTTGCCAAGGAGACCAGTTTTTCCAGTTTTTGAAAGATTTGGTGCTCGCCATAATTTGAGCTGGAGTAGCCTTAATTGATATTCGGCGCTCCACGTAGTAGTTATCCGCAAGCGTGGCCCACCAAAATGCGATTAGGATTAACACCACGAAAAGGATTCCGAGAATTAATTTAAAAACTTTCATATGTAGTCAATTTGGGTATTGTCGTTACCAATTCTAAAAGTATATAATTTGGCAAAGGTGGTCCATAAAACCCAGTTTTTCTGCTTGATCGAGGAAGTAAAATTTTCGATCTTTGCACCGCGCAAAGCCATGTTTAATCAGTATAAGAATTTAGATCCGGAAGATTACTACCACCATGAGAATGGGTACCTGGTATTTACCGAAAAGTATCACCTCAAACGTGGCTACTGTTGCGAAAGTGGTTGTAGGCATTGCCCCTACGGCTACAAGGAAAAGCTTAAGAAAAAGAAATTAGATGAACTTCAAAGACGAAATAAGACAAGGAATTCCTGACGTTTTACCCGTACCGGCGAGCTACGATCCTACTGTGAATCATGCTCCCAATCGGAAAGACATTTTATCGAAAGAAGAAAAGGAGTTGGCATTGGCCAACGCTCTGCGCTATTTTGACAAAAAGCACCATGCAGAACTTGCCCCTGAATTCGCTGAGGAGTTAAAAGAATACGGACGTATTTACATGTACCGGTTCCGTCCGGAGTACCGCATGTATGCCCGGCCAATTGAAGAGTACCCGGCTAAAACGCCTCAGGCAGCTGCCATTATGCTCATGATCCAGAACAACCTGGACTATGCCGTGGCTCAGCACCCCCATGAATTGATCACTTATGGCGGAAATGGAGCGGTTTTCCAAAACTGGGCGCAGTACCTGTTGACCATGAAATACCTGTCTGAGATGACTGAGGAGCAAACCTTGGTGATGTATTCAGGACATCCTATGGGCTTGTTTCCATCTCATACGGATGCGCCACGTGTGGTGGTGACCAACGGAATGATGATTCCCAACTACTCCAAGCCCGATGATTGGGAGAAATTCAATGCCCTTGGAGTTACCCAGTACGGACAAATGACGGCCGGTTCTTATATGTACATCGGACCACAAGGAATTGTACATGGAACAACCATTACGGTTTTGAATGCTGGTCGAAAAATCGCCAAAGATGGTGAAGGGTTGGCTGGTAAGCTATTTGTGACCGCTGGATTAGGCGGAATGAGTGGAGCTCAACCAAAGGCAGGAAACATAGCCGGCTGTGTAACGGTGTGTGCCGAGGTAAATCCAAAAGCTACAAAAACCCGCCACGAACAAGGATGGGTTGATGAGGTGATTGAAGATATTGATGAACTGGTGACTCGGGTTCGCCAGGCAAAAGAAAATAAGGAAGTGGTTTCCATCGCCTACCAGGGTAATGTGGTAGATGTTTGGGAGCGCTTTGATGAAGAGAATGTATATATCGACTTAGGTTCTGATCAAACGTCGCTTCACAATCCTTGGGCTGGTGGTTACTATCCCGTGGGAATGTCGTTTGAAGCGGCCAATGAGATGATGGCTGAGAATCCGGCAGAGTTTAAGGAAGCGATTCAGTCCACTTTGAGAAGACATGCTGCAGCTGTGAATAATCATACCGCCAAGGGGACCTACTTCTTTGATTATGGGAATGCCTTCCTTTTGGAAGCCTCTCGAGCCGGAGCAGATATCATGGCCGAAGATGGCATTCGTTTCCGCTACCCATCCTACGTACAGGATATTATGGGGCCGATGTGTTTTGACTTTGGTTTTGGACCTTTCCGCTGGGTGTGTGCCTCTGGTGATCCAGCTGACTTACAGAAAACCGATGATATTGCTTGTGCTGTTCTGGAAGAAATTCGTCAAAATTCACCGGAAGAAATTCAGCAACAAATGGCGGATAACATCCAGTGGATTCAGGGTGCTCAGGAAAATAAACTGGTCGTTGGTTCTCAGGCCCGTATTCTTTACGCCGATGCTGAAGGCCGGATGAAGATTGCCGAAGCTTTTAACAAAGCCATTGCCAATGGTGAGCTATCCGGACCCGTAGTTTTGGGACGGGATCACCACGATGTTTCCGGTACCGATTCGCCTTACCGCGAAACGAGCAACATATATGATGGGTCTCAATTCACAGCCGATATGGCGGTACAAAACTTTGTGGGAGATTCCTTCCGCGGGGCAACCTGGATTTCTCTGCACAACGGCGGTGGCGTTGGATGGGGTGAAGTAATCAACGGAGGATTTGGAATGGTGCTCGATGGAAGTGATGAAGCCGATCGCCGATTGAAAATGATGCTGCACTGGGATGTGAACAACGGAATTGCTCGTAGAAGTTGGGCCCGTAATGAGGGCGCTGTTTTCGCTATTAAAAGAGCGATGGAGCAAGAAAAACGATTGAAGGTTACCTTGCCAAATAGCATCGACCCTTCGGTGGTTCAGGATCTGTTTTAAGCATAATCAGAAATCCCAAAAAACGAAAAGCCGCTTTTTCGCAAAAACGGCTTTTCATAGAGTTTAAAGAAATAGTAGTCTATTCCCTCTTCTTTGCATCAGACTTGAGCTCGCAAGCTGTGCAATAAACGGTTACTGAAATGTACTTGGGGAAAACCCATCCCGAATCCTCATCGTCGTACGTGGGCTCAGGAACGTCTTTTACTTGTAAAATGCAGCCAGGAATTCCCTCGGAGCATCCTTTGCATTTGTACTTTCCGGATGCCACAACTTTTGCCAGTGCACGGGCAGTGATGGTCTTAATAGCCACCGTTTTCATGCTATCCGTTTGCGGGCCGGGAACCACTACATCAGAGTTGGCCAATCTTACGCGGGCTTGATCTTCAGCAGATTCTTCGCACTCAATTTTTTCTGGCCCTTTGTCAGAGGTTTGTCCATAAGCCGTCCAGCTGAACAACAACAGGCCTATAAAGGCAACTTTAAAAAGAATCGTTTTCATAGTTTTTTGTTTTTAAGGACTTAGAATTAGTGTTTGCTTACCGAAATCTTGCTGGTACCTGCCAGTTGATTATTGACTCTAACGTTTAAGATGTAAGTGCCATTAGGTACTTCCTGTAGATTGTGACTGCTGATGGAGAGGCTCTCAGGTACATCCTGTAGGCTTTCCTGATATACTTTTTTACCCGTCAAATCATAAAGCTCGATTTGGATGGTACTGTGATCTTGGGCAACGTTGATTTCGAGCGTTACCTTGTCCTGAACCGGATTTGGATAGATTCGCTGAATCATCGGAGTTTCATTTCCTGCCATGGCAACGGGCATATCAGAAACTTTTAAGGAGGTTGAGGAGGATTGCTCCAGGTGACTGTGATCATCGCCACGTGTTCCGCCTTCACTCGAGTCAGAATCGCTTCCGTCTACCGGTTTTACCGGACAACGGCGGCATCGAATGGTAATTTCGATTTTACCTCCTGGATATACCCAGGCTCCGGCATCATCATCGTAGGTAGGATCTGGAAAGGTTTTTACGTACATCTCACAATCTGGAAGATCGTCGTCACACTCTCCACATTTAAAGCGCTCCTTGGCACGTTCAAGGGCAATGGCTTTTGCTTTTTCGATAGCCACGTTTTTCATGCTATCGGTTTCCGGGCCATAAATCAAAACGCGAACTCGGTTCAGAATAACCTTGGTGGTTTTCTCCTTGTTGCATTGAATGGTGGTGATGGCCTGTGCCTCGGAGAAGCCCAAAAGGCATAGCATGGCCATGACCAAAAGAAATCTTGGATTAATCATTGAATTATAGTTTAGTATAAGTGCCTACTGGATAGAGGGTTTCGGCATTCCCTTGGCTACCAAACGATCCCCGATGCTAAACAAAAGTTGGGGTTGAAAATCATTGCCGAAATCTGGTGTCGCTCAATAGTCAGGATAAAACTATAATGGGTTCTGAATAAGGTCAAACGTAATTTTACGTGTTTTAAATCAGGTAGTTATACCTGTTGTTGCACGGCGCAAAAAAAACAGGCGCACAATCTGCACGCCTGTTTCTTCCCGGTGAATCCGGGATTGGGTTATGATGAGCACCCATGGAGCAATAGCTCCTCAATAGAACGTCTTTACATCCACTTGGCCAGAAAGCGGCGGAAGTCTTGTTTTAATTCGTTGTACACCTTGTGGAAGCCTTCCATGTTGTCACGCATGGCTCCATGGTCTTCAAAGTGAACGTGATCTACCGCAACGGGATGTTCTTTGGCAAATTCTGCCAATTCGTGTTCCTTCATTTTGATGCCGTGTAAGAACTCATCAATGTTTTGATTTTGAACAATAAACTGATTCTGAAAATGCTCCACCTCACGAAGGAAGTCGTGGTCGGTATTCTTGGCGGTTACTTCTTCCAATCGGTTTTGCAGAAAGATTAATTCATCTTTACAAAACTTGAGTTCTCGATTCCACATTTCATGTTCGAAATGAAGGTCTCCGATATATATGTTTTTCTTAACTGCAGTTTTCATGATGTGTTTTTTTAAATGGATTTTTTAGCAATAAATGGACTATTAAAAAAAGGGTGGTTAGGCTGGTTTTAGCAGCTGCCCGATCGCTCAGGCTTCGTTGTCAATCGCTGATTATATATGGCTTTCATGACTTTGAATTGAACTTTGTATACCCAAATTTACGAGGTATTGGCTTCAGGAAATATGACTTCTGTCAGGATGGATAACGATTGATGTTGGCTTCCTGAATTAGGAGAAAATCAGGCCGATGACCTAGCTCCGTAACCCTGGAAGAGCCAAGCGCAAATCGGCCTGCAGAAGGGGTTAAATCACCTTCCTTTTCCTACAAGATAGATAGCCTGTTGTTGGATCTCAATATGGACTTAGAAAGAAGTGGGCTTAGCTTAGGATTTGGTCAGATTTCCCAAGAATTTGGTTATTGTCCCGACCGGCGATAAAGTCGGTTGCCCGTATTTGAATATTCCTTGATCAATTGCACTTCTCGAGGAAGTCCAACGGTGTCTCCTGGAATGACGTAAAAATAGTTTTGCTTAGCCGATAAGCCATCGCGATTGAAGGGAGAAGTAATGGCTTCAGGATCGGCTACACGGTAGAAGTTTAGGGAGGGTTCAAATAGCCAGGTGATTCCAACATGTAAAGGAACAGGATCGTTGTATTGAGTCTGAAGTTCCTTAAAGGATTGGTAGACTTCCCGACTGTTCTCTTCGTACTTCCATTCCCGAGCCGAATGGGTATTTACCTGTAATGCAAAATTGAAAATCAAGCCGAACGCGATGATGACCGGTGGCCATTCTACAAGACGCTTAAACCGCTCGGGTAGAACCGGCAGCACTTCATCCAAAAACAAGGCAATGAAGTAAAAGAAAAGGGGGTAGAAGTACAAAGCCGTTCGAAAACTCAATAGATTTCGGTCAAACAGGGCTGCTCCTACTACTTGCAGCAGCACGGTAAGAATCAGCCCGAGACTCACGAATGGAAACCAGAATTCTTTTCCCGTTTTAGCTTTTTTCAAATTCCAGATAGACCAGGCACCGCCAACAAAAAACAAAAGGACCACGGTATACATAATGAGGTGTATCCAAAAGAGATCGACACCATCCGGAAAGATCATCAAAGCCAAGCTGAATACCGTTTGATAGACAAAGCTTTCTTTGGGACCGAAAAGGGTACCTGAAGAAATTAAAAACCTGAGTGGCTCATATAAGGTTAGAACCAGAGTGACCAAAAAGCCGAGAAGAGACCGGACAATCCATTTGTCCTTTTTTATCCACCCCCAAAGGAATAAGCAGCCGCCCAGGGGCAAATACAAATAGAGCAAAGTAAAGCTGGCCTCAATGGAAAGGAATGAGGCACCCAAGGCAATTATTAGGTGCTTCTTCTGAAGGTGGATCAGGT is a window encoding:
- a CDS encoding T9SS type A sorting domain-containing protein yields the protein MINPRFLLVMAMLCLLGFSEAQAITTIQCNKEKTTKVILNRVRVLIYGPETDSMKNVAIEKAKAIALERAKERFKCGECDDDLPDCEMYVKTFPDPTYDDDAGAWVYPGGKIEITIRCRRCPVKPVDGSDSDSSEGGTRGDDHSHLEQSSSTSLKVSDMPVAMAGNETPMIQRIYPNPVQDKVTLEINVAQDHSTIQIELYDLTGKKVYQESLQDVPESLSISSHNLQEVPNGTYILNVRVNNQLAGTSKISVSKH
- a CDS encoding urocanate hydratase, coding for MNFKDEIRQGIPDVLPVPASYDPTVNHAPNRKDILSKEEKELALANALRYFDKKHHAELAPEFAEELKEYGRIYMYRFRPEYRMYARPIEEYPAKTPQAAAIMLMIQNNLDYAVAQHPHELITYGGNGAVFQNWAQYLLTMKYLSEMTEEQTLVMYSGHPMGLFPSHTDAPRVVVTNGMMIPNYSKPDDWEKFNALGVTQYGQMTAGSYMYIGPQGIVHGTTITVLNAGRKIAKDGEGLAGKLFVTAGLGGMSGAQPKAGNIAGCVTVCAEVNPKATKTRHEQGWVDEVIEDIDELVTRVRQAKENKEVVSIAYQGNVVDVWERFDEENVYIDLGSDQTSLHNPWAGGYYPVGMSFEAANEMMAENPAEFKEAIQSTLRRHAAAVNNHTAKGTYFFDYGNAFLLEASRAGADIMAEDGIRFRYPSYVQDIMGPMCFDFGFGPFRWVCASGDPADLQKTDDIACAVLEEIRQNSPEEIQQQMADNIQWIQGAQENKLVVGSQARILYADAEGRMKIAEAFNKAIANGELSGPVVLGRDHHDVSGTDSPYRETSNIYDGSQFTADMAVQNFVGDSFRGATWISLHNGGGVGWGEVINGGFGMVLDGSDEADRRLKMMLHWDVNNGIARRSWARNEGAVFAIKRAMEQEKRLKVTLPNSIDPSVVQDLF